The genomic window CTAAGATCTTGGCAGGAACATAGCATGGAAAATGTGAGTCCTGTGGGCACTTCCTAAAGCCTTTAGTGTCTGAGAATCCACCTGCTccacagcacagacctgctGCATTTTAAGCTTCCAGAGGCTTTTGGGAGCTGCCCCTCAACGACAACCTCACGGGCAGCTGCTGGGATCGCTCcaggagcaggagagctggaaCCTGGAGCCGCCGCATTGACCCGAGGGGGGTTTGTGGGCCGGGGAATGCTTCAGCTGAGACCAAGCAGGGAAATGAAAGGGCAGCGGAGGCGCCGGGCGCGTCCCGTCCGCCTGACACGGAGcagcctcctcccagctccCGGGGGTTCCCAGCGCTCGGCTGCACGGCTCGAACCCGCCCTCCTGCTGCCGGCCACGGAGCTTTCGCGATCTTCCGGGGCTGGCGGAGGGCTCGAGGGGGGCTCCCGCAGCCCCGAACCGCGGGTGCGGGGCCACAGCCCCCCCCTCCGCAGCGCACCCGGGACCCCCGTCCCTGCCCCCGGTGCCCCCCGTCCCTCCCGCACCCACCTGGACCGctggaagaagctgaaggagGACACATCGTAGGCCGCCTTCAGCAGCCGCACCTTGGGGTCGGCTCGGTACAGGACACTGAGGCTGTACAGCCTCATGGCGGCGGCTCCTGCGCTGGGGAAGGAGACCCGGGGTGAGACGGGGGCCGCGGCCGGTGGGACTCCCCCCTCCCTCCGGTCCGTCCCCCCCCGGTACCGGCGGCTCAGaggcggaggcggcggcggcggccgggagCGAACCGAGCGTACCCCGGAGGCGGAACCGCGGCGGCGGGAAGTGACGCCCGGCGCAAGCAGCTGCCACGGGGCTTCCTGCTCCTTGCGCAGGCGCCAGCTCCGCTCCGCCCCTCCCTCAGCAGAGCAACCAATAACCGCCCGCCTCACGCCCTCAGGCCACGCCCACCCTCCGCGCTGGACACGCCTCCGGAGTGGCCAATCAGCGCTATCGTGCTGGGGGGGCGTGGCTTCTTCTGCAGAGCCGCCAAAGGGGGGCGCTGTATCCCGGCGCTTAGGGGGGACCCCTCCGTCGGGCTGCCCCCGCCCCGTAGCGTGGGGACCCCTCGGTCGGGCCGGACCCCCCCCCCGAGTCAGGCACTGGGATAGGGACGCCCTTGGTGCCCCCTGTGTGGCAGCCCTGACCCCCCTACCCCCGGCCCTGCCGtgacacccccaaaccctccgCCTTCGCCAGAGCACACCCCAAGTGGCTGCAGTCCCCCCGGTGCAGACCCCTCATTGTCCCTTCCCAGCTCCGTGGGAGGGGAGGATGCTGCCATGGACCAGCACTGGGAGGATTCGGGGTTCACTCGTGGCCAGGAGTGTCCTGTTGCCCATCGGGACCCCCACGAGCCGCGTTGCACCATGTGCCCCCACTACTTGGCCGACGGCACCGAGCCAGGGACAAGGCGGGGGTCACCGTGTCCCTGTCCCCCAAAATGAGCGGCTGCCCGCGTTCTGCCGTGGCACCCGGCACGAATCCCGGTGTGAATCCCGGCACCACCGGCGCTCTTCCCATCCCGAAGGCTCTGAGCACTTCCCTCGCCCCTCGCCGGGCGGCCGTAACCTTTGCCATGCAGCCGCCGGCTCCTCCTGCCCGGCGCGGTCTCCATGGGAGCGGTGCCGGGTTGCTAAGCCGTCCGGTGGAGTGCTTGCCACCGCCGGCAGCGCATCGAGCCGTTGATATGACAACTGGAGCGGGGACACGGGTGGCCCGGGGCGTGGTGCTCCGCATGACGGGGCCGAGCCTCGCCGCCGCACCGGGACTTCCCCGCCGGCCGGACAACCCCACCGGGGCGGGCTCCTGACCCACACCCACCCGAACAACCTCCCCGGTGGAAGGAAGCGAGTGGGGAGAGCGTGACCGGCCGTGCGGAGGATGTGGGGCGAGAGCGCTGAGCCCGCCGAGGAGCCGGGCCCCTCTCCCTGCCGCTGCGCTTGAGGGGCCGGAGGGCTCTGGGGGTAGCGGGACCCCCCTCCGTGGGTACTGCAGAGGCGTCGGATGAGATAAAGCGGCGAAAGTGGAGCATCCTCCGGCGGTGCGAGGCACGGAGCAGCGCAGCGCCGGCCGCACGCCCGGCGGGACGAGGAACGGGGCTCGCTGCCCCGGCCAGGCGCTGCTGCTCGGCCCCCACGGCTGCCCCCATGCTGGATCACCGAGCCAGGATGGAGAGCggcaggagggagaaggtgaGGCCGCTGCCAGGGTGACGCTGGGGGGAATGGTGGGGAGATGGGGTGGGGGCACACGGTGGGAGCGGGTTCTCCCCACACTTCCAGCGATCCCCACGGACATCTCCCATGGGCAAGGTCCCCACTGGGGATGGAggcagaaggaggggaagacACAAGACGCAGGCAGCCTGGGCTCAGCCATCCCTGCAGTCACCCCTGGCACGCTGCAGCGCCCTAAGCTGGGGCTCTGCCTTTTGGAACACCGGGTCTTGGCATGGCATGGACAGTGCCTCATCCCATGGCACCGAGAACTCGGGATGGAGCCTGGAGTGCCTCTGGTACCGCACTGCTGGCTGGGATTTGCATGTTGCTGCCATCCGAGCAGCCGCTGTCCCCAGGATGAAATGGGGCCTGTCACCGTGGCACCCAGTTGGATAGCACCCGACTCTTCCCCAAGCAAACACCAGCTGGGGGAAGCTGCTCCCATCTCCGCTCCTGGATGGATTGAGCTCATGGGGTGGGTAAGGACGGCGAgatgcttccctgctgtggacTGGGACATCCGAGGCGACACCAAAGGGACCCGGCATGAGCTGGGGCAGGAGTGTGACAGGCAGCGTTGGACATCACCAAGTACCGCAGCCACATGGATTCCAGCTTCATCCCCTTTGCGGGATGTGCCAGAGCGAACAGTTCCCTTGGGAAGCCAAGAGCTGGTTTCAACTACAAGGGAAGAGCCAAATCCCACTGAGGAAGAGCCAAACCCATCATgttggaggagagagaagggatgAGGCGGGAGGAATAAAATCCAGACCCTCAGGAGCAAAGCTGGTGTTCACGTGCCACAGGATGGCTTCACGCTGGACACCTTCAGGCGAGATGGCCAAATCCAGCTCCACGCTTTTCCTGGCAGGATTTTTCCAACCATCCCGGGCTGAACACGCTCCGAGTCATGGTGAACCTCACTACGGAGCTGCCttgggctgccccagccctttCTGAGGGTGGCTGGCGGCATCCTCCATCGTGCAGCCACGTCTCCTGGCACCTTGTTTTGGGGTTCAGGGTTAACGGAGCCCCTGCACCGGCATGGATGGGGGAGGATGGCTGGAGAGGTGCCGAGGTGCTGGAATCCCACCAGGATAGAGTGGGAGCTTTCAGGGAGAGGAGATACTTGGGACGAGCCCTGGCTCGGGGGCTGGAGGCCAAGGGATGGCGTTTGGGGCCAGGCAATGGGGCAGGTTCACTTAGTGGGGATCAGGCCGTGGGTTTGGCTGAGCCAGGGTAGTGGGTGCTGTGCCGATGCCGGGATGCTCCGAGCCAAATCCCAAAGGCTTTTACAGAGCCCCTCACCCTGAAATGCAGTGGGAAACGGCCGCAGCCTCCAGGAAAACATCCGTCTGCTGGTGACAGTGCAAGCGGGAGCGTTCCGAGCTTGCCCGGAACATGGTGACTAATGAGCCCTCTAATGCCGCCGAGCAGCGAGCGCTGCTCCCCCCGGCTCCATCTGACAGCCCCGGGCTGCTGCCCCGAGCACGGGCTGTGCCTaatggaggctgctgctgcgggAAGCGTAAATACGGGTCCTGCCGTGTGCTCCGCTTGAGAGGGCCCTGAGAGCATTCCCGATATCCTGCCTGTGGTCCTGCCCCTGTTCACAGCACGTTTGATGGGCTGAAAATGGTACCTGCAGCTCTCAGCGGATACAGCAGAAGGGatgctctctgctcccagcagacCGAGCATCCCACTGGCATCCCCATCATGGGCACAGAGGAGTCCCATGTCctcactgggagctgctgagctcCTAAATGGCATCTCTGGAAGCACTTCTTGCTGGGAAAGACCCTGGGATTTGGTGGGATGGGATGTCCAAGGTCACTTGTCCCAGTGGTGTCTCCAATGCAACCATCCTTCAGCCAAAGGATCCGGGGCCAGTGGTGGTTTGTGCTGGTCCTGTGGGTTCTCCAGCGTGTCCATCAGGGTAGCAGAGATGGGATGAGGTGTTTCAGGGTGTCTGATGGGGTAAACCAGGGCCGGGGGAGGAAATGTGGGTTGTTTATTGCAGTTCAGGCCACCCGTGTCCCACACCCCCTGTCCCCAGCTGATGATGCCCGTTCCACACAGGTGGAGCAGATCCTGTCGGAGTTCCGGCTGAAGGAGGAGGACCTGAAGAAGGTGATGTACCGGATGCAGAAGGAGATGGACCGAGGGCTGAAGCTGGAGACGCACGAGGAAGCCTCTGTCAAAATGCTGCCCACCTACGTGCGCTCCACACCCGAGGGCTCAGGTATGGTGCTGCCGGCTCTCCCAGTCCATCCTTTGCCATGTCCCGTCCTCCCAGAGCTCACCAGGCTCAGTGTGAGCCCCCTCCGAGCCGGtcaccccatgtccccccccccggctcTGCAGAGGTTGGAGATTTCCTGTCGCTGGACCTTGGTGGCACCAATTTCCGTGTGATGCTGGTGAAGGTGGGCgagggggaggaagggcagTGGAAGGTGAAGACGAAGCACCAGATGTATTCCATCCCGGAGGATGCCATGACAGGGACGGCCGAGATGGTGAGCGGGTTACACAGggcatcccatcccatccacgCAGTCCCTGTCACCATGGGTACATCCCTCATCCCTCCACAACAGGAGGTGTCCACACCTGGGGGAGCCGTGGTGGGGATGGTGGCAGTGGGCAGGTGGGGACAGCCCCTGGCAGAGGTGGGAcctcttctcttccagctcttcGACTACATCTCCGAGTGCATCTCCGACTTCCTGGACAAGCACCAGATGAAGCACAAAAAGCTGCCGCTGGGCTTCACCTTCTCTTTCCCCGTGCGGCACGAGGACATCGACAAGGTGAGGGGAGTGGCTGAGCAGGACAAGGACTTGGGGGTCACCAAGCTGCACCCACAGCTCCATTTCAGCCTTACCCTCGCTCCAGGGCATCCTCCTGAACTGGACCAAGGGCTTCAAAGCCTCCGGCGCAGAAGGGAACAACGTGGTCGGGCTCCTGAGAGATGCCATCAAGCGCCGGGGGGTGAGATGATCGCAGGGTTTGTGCCGGCGGGGGGACCCCGGTATTCCTGGCTGGAGCCCGGCGTGTTCCACCCCAGACCCTGTTGTGGGACAGCCCCTCATGGTGCTTCTCCCCTCTGCAGGACTTTGAGATGGACGTGGTGGCGATGGTGAATGACACGGTGGCCACGATGATCTCCTGCTACTACGAAGATCACCGGTGCGAGGTTGGGATGATTGTGGGTAAGATGCCCCTTCCCGCAGGGACCGCGGCAGGGAGGGGGCGACTGTTCCCATGGCCCCTGCTGCAAGCAGGAGCTTGTCCTTTGGAGGGACGCACCGAGGACGGGGGGTGGCAGCAGAACCCTGCTGGGGTCCCTCAAGGTTGGGACACTGGGTGGCATCACCTGGCCCCGGTGATGGGGGCACCTTTGGGGTAGAAAGGGGATGGTCACCTCAACGCGTCTGTCCCCAAGGTTTCACCTGATGGGTAGGGATCCACAGAAGGGGGATGTGTCTGAGCCGCCgccaccccccagccccacagcaaccACGCGGCCATCTGGGCTCTGGCACCGTCCCCTCAGCCTGGGTAAACACAGCGCTGGGCTGTTTATCAGCTCCTCGGAGGCCCGGCTGCCCTCACCGCAGCACCGGCACCCACCGGGGACAAGGCCCAGGGGGGAGCGGGAGGGATGAGCTTCCCCgagcacagggggatggggCCGTGCAGCTCCGAGCGCAGCCCCGGCACCAGCTGCCCCATGGTACGGAAGTAACGTGGTTGTCGGCGCGTGTTGGTGGGTGTTGGAGGGTGTTGGAGTGTGTTGTTGGGTGCCAGTGTCCCCATCGCCCGCTCCCATCCCCGGTTCCCGCTGGCAGGGACGGGCTGTAACGCCTGTTACATGGAGGAGATGCAGAACGTGGAGCTGGTGGAGGGCGACGAGGGGCGGATGTGTGTCAACACGGAGTGGGGAGCCTTCGGCGCCTCGGGGGAGCTGGACGAGTTCCTGCTGGAGTACGACCGCGTGGTGGACGAGACCTCACTTAACCCCGGTCAGCAACTGTAAGGAATAGGACAGATCCCGTTCCTCTGGGTGTCCCCCATTCCCCACGCCcaccctgctccttcccctgccccctgGGCTCAGCTGATGCCGGAGCAACTCATCACAGGCACCCCCAAAGCGGGGTCCTTCGCGCTGGCAAAGGAGGGGGTGCCAAGGGACATGGCCCCCAAAATCCCACCCTGACAGCCTgtgccccccatccccagctATGAGAAGATCATCGGGGGGAAGTACATGGGGGAGATCGTGCGGCTCGTGCTGCTGAAGCTGGTGGACGAGAACCTGCTCTTCAACGGGGAGGCCTCCGAGAAGCTCAAGACCCGCGGGACCTTCGAGACCCGCTTCATGTCCCAGATCGAGAGGTACGCCAAGGGGGcagcacccccaaaccagccccacaTGGGGATCCCCCATCCCTCTGCGGCTGCCCCACGTGGGCTCCCCgcatgtccccatcccctccgCAGCGACTCAGATGACCGCAAGCAGATCTACAACATCCTGACGTCCTTCGAGCTGCTGCCCTCGAGGACGGACTGCGACATCGTGCGCATGGTGTGCGAGAGCGTGTCCACGCGCGCGGCGCAGATGTGCTCGGCCGGGCTGGCCGGAGTCATCAACCGCATGCGGGAGAGCCGCAGCCAGGACACCCTCAAGATCACCGTCGGCGTCGACGGCTCCGTCTACAAGCTCCATCCCAGGTGAGGATTCCCGAGAGCTTTCCTCCCTCCGCCATCCCCTTCCTTGTCCTGCCTTTGATCCCGTGGTTTTTCCCACTCCGGCAGCTTCAAGGACCGGTTCCACGCCACGGTGCGGCAGCTGACGCCCGGCTGCGACATCACCTTCATCCAGTCGGAGGAAGGCagcgggcgcggggccgcgcTCATCTCCGCTGTCGCCTGCAAGATGGCCTGCATGATGGGGCAGTGAGAGAGGACTcgggcagcaggaggaggaggaggatgatgatggAGGGGGTGGGAGGCCGCTGGTCCCGCTCACAGCTCTGCGACGAGCACACACGGATGCGGGATTTGCCACCGGCGGCTCCTGGCTCCCCAATAAACGGGGTTTGCATGGACTTCTCCTCCGGGGCCACTTGAGCTCCGCGTCTCCCCCaccatggggctgccccacatgTGTGGGGCTGATGAGGGTCTTCCTGTGCCTCCCCGGCCCCCTGCGTCCTCCCCCAGCTGCGGGGAGACCCCCGCAGGCGGCTTGGCTGAGAGATAAGGAGCTGGTTGGGGGACATTGGGGGGCATTTGGGGTGGGGGACAGGGGCCCCCAGGGTGCTGAGACCAATTGGGTGCACCACAGCTGTGCCAGATGTGGGAGGCACTGAGTTTTGGGGATCCCCACGACAGAGtggtgagcagagcagggggcACCCCGGACACCTCCTCCCACCACTGACCCCCCAAGGGGGCACTGACCCCCACTAAGGGCTAAATCCCACTCCCCAGCACCCCGAAACCCACTGGGTCCCAGCCCACCCCACACGGGAGGGCACATAGGTGacccccagggatggggcaccccTTGGGGTGTTGGGGTCCCTCTGAGGAcccccatccatccatccatcccttcGCAGTGCCcctggggagggaggcagctcCGCACCCCCAGACCACTCCAGCTGTCCCCAAGGGGCTGCCATGTCCCCAgcgcaggcagggacaccccgTCCTGGGGGCACAGGACCCCCAAGTGCCCCCCATGCACCCCCATGGGGATGGGTCCAGGTGGACACCAGCATCCCCCTTCCTCCCGTTCCCATGGTAACGCCGCCAGCGGTTGCCACGGCGACCTTCCGCCTTGACGGTACTTCCGCTCCGCGGTGACGCCACTTCCGCCTTCGGCGGCGCCGTTCGcgccttttcccttccccccccctccacaCCCCCCAATGGCGGGTCCGTGGTACCGGGAACGCGACCTCTGACCTCTGACCCGTACGTGACCTGGGGTCCGGGGGGGGCTGAGAACGGGGGTACCGGAGGGGGGGGCGATGGGCTCGTGGGGGGAGCCCCCGGGGGCGTTTGGGGGCTCTCTGTGGGGTCCTGGTGCTTGAAGGGGCTCtgggggggtccgggggggtCCCGATGCCGGGAGGGGGTGTTTTAGGGGTCCGGGGCAGTGTTTTGGGGGATCCGGGGCAGTGTTTTGGGGTCTgaggggtgttttggggggtccAGGGAGTGATTTGGGCGGTCCAGGGCAGTGTTTCAGGGGGTCcgggggtgttttgggggtcaGGGGGATGTTTAGGGGGGCCGGGGCAGTGTTTTAGGGGGGCCGGAGCAGTGTTTTAGGGGGTCCGGGACAGTGTTTtagggggtgcagggggtgttttgggggtccGGGGCAGTGTTTTGGGGTctggggggtgttttgggggtccAGGGCAGTGTTTTAGGGGGTCcagggggtgttttgggggtccGGGGCAGTGTTTTGGGGTCTGGGATATGTTCTGAGGGGTCCAGGGTTAGGGTTGATTGTTCTGTGTGGGGCTATCCCATGTCCTGCAGCCTGGGTGGGTTGGGGGTTAGGGTTCAGTGATGGGGGTGCCAGCGATGCACAGGGGGTGCCATGTGCCGGCGGGAGCATGCCGGGATCCTGACTTTTCCCATTCTCTTCCTATTCCCAGTCCCCCCTCCTCCGGCGCCCATCATGTTCTCGGAGCAGGCAGCCCCCATGGCGCAGGCGCTGCTGAGCCCCCCCTCGGCCGAGCCCCCCACCTTCCCGCGGGTGCCGGTGTCGGAGTACACGGACCAGTCGCAGCCCTTCCGCCTGGGCGAGCGCAGCTTCGGCCACCAGTACGCTCACATCTATGCTGTGCGCCTCACCCGCATGCGGCCCGTCCTGCAGGAGCGAGCGCGGAGCAAGTGGGgtgagtggggctggggagaccccccccgctgtggggcagagccccGGGACCGGGGCTGGAGCTCTGCAGTGGgagctcatccggttccaaccccctgccacgggcagggacaccttccactagagcaggttgctccaagcccctgtgtccaacctggccttgaacactgccagggatggggcagccacagcttctctgggcaccctgtgccagcgcctcagcaccctcacagggaagagcttctgcctcagagctcagctccatctcccctctggcaggttaaagccattccccttgtcctgtccctacaggcccttgtccaaagcccctctccaggtttcctggagcccctttaggcactggagctgctctaaggtctccccttaaggaaccttctcttctccaggctgcacagccccaatgttctcagcctggctccatacgggagctgctccagcccctgctcatcctcgtggcctcctctggcctcgctccagcagctccatgtccttatgttggggacaccagccctgcacacggtgctgcagggggggtctccccagagcgcagcagaggggcaggatcccctccctgagctgctgctcacgctctgggggtgcagcccagcacacgggggggttctgggctcaagcacacactgaagccgggtcatggggagcttctcctcacccaacacccccaagtccttctcctcaggctgctccatccagtgtcccccagcctgtgtctgtgctggggacaggacCTTGCCCTCGGCCTTGTTGAACTCCGTGAAGTTCTCTGGGTCCCTCAGGCTGACACAGcccctctgctttcctcacCTCACACACACGTTTGAGGGTCGAATACCCCACGTGTGTTCCTGGGGGTGGTTTCCCTGCTGGGCAGTATCCCAGCATTCCTGAAACCACGGCTCCTCCAGCGTGGTAAAGCCCATGATCCAATTCCACCTTCCCTGCCCAGCCAAGTTCTCAGCTTTGCCCTTCTAAGGAGCTTTTTGGGCTGGccccttgttttccttcctgtccGCAGCCCGTGGGCTCTGTGGAGCTGAGGCTGTGCCGCGGGTGACGGGAACCAGCGGTTTCCTAAAGCTCCGCGTCTGGGGtcatgggatgggatgggatttCTGGGCTTGTGTCTGCAGAGCGCAGCCCCctccccctgtgctgggggggAGAGCCAAGAATAAGAAACCAAACCCGGATTGTTTTTCCTGACTCGGAGTGTTTGCATTCCTGGGATGGATGAACTCgtgtttccagctctgctgagccCCGGGTGCCTGTGATCCCAGCAGGGCCCTTCCCGTGGACCAGAGTCACGTTCAGCAGGCGCGTGATGAGCAAAGGgagaggttttggggggggaaacGTCACCCCCCGGCGCACAGCAAGGCTGGAGGAGCCGGCACGGAGCGGGATCTGGCAGTGTTGTTCTGGGAGAGGAGCCCGGCAGCGCCTGGCAGCCagtcctgctccctgcagggatggatggaggcaTGGATGGGCTTCGCAGGCTGGTTTAAACAGAGGGAGATAGAAGTCCTATGGACACGTACAGGATGGGGCTGAAGTGTCTCTGGGTCCTCGTGGGGGAGGTGACAAGTCTTGGGCTCAGCTTGTGGTGGGGGAGACGCGGGTTCTGCTGCCAGCGGAGGTGATGGAGCGCTGGGGCTGCGCTGCTGGTTGCACCTCCTCAGGCACAGGTTGGTTCCCAGCCTGTTTTCCTGGGGATCCCTGGCTAAAGCCCAGGGGCCCGTTTGTGCCTTTCCTGCCACTGCCTTCACACTGGGGCCTGCCCAAATGCCTGGCTGTGACGGGGATCCTGGGAGGAGGacccagccctggcagggggtGAATGATCTCTGCTCCCTGTTCAACCCAAGTGGGATGTTTCTGTCATCTCCTGGTGGAGGGCAGGAACACCAGCCCCTCGCGCCCCAGGGCAAGAGCACCGGCTCTGTGCCCAGCACGCCAGTCCCCATTCCATGCTCCCTCCTTTCCCGGGAATTGCTGGGCATGACCCAGCTTCCCTTCTCAACAGCACCGCCAGCACTGCCTCttggctgtgctctgctggcCCCATCTGGCCCACACATGTGAGCTGAGCTCTGAAGCAAGAACCTTCCC from Strigops habroptila isolate Jane chromosome 21, bStrHab1.2.pri, whole genome shotgun sequence includes these protein-coding regions:
- the GCK gene encoding hexokinase-4 isoform X1, which encodes MLDHRARMESGRREKVEQILSEFRLKEEDLKKVMYRMQKEMDRGLKLETHEEASVKMLPTYVRSTPEGSEVGDFLSLDLGGTNFRVMLVKVGEGEEGQWKVKTKHQMYSIPEDAMTGTAEMLFDYISECISDFLDKHQMKHKKLPLGFTFSFPVRHEDIDKGILLNWTKGFKASGAEGNNVVGLLRDAIKRRGDFEMDVVAMVNDTVATMISCYYEDHRCEVGMIVGTGCNACYMEEMQNVELVEGDEGRMCVNTEWGAFGASGELDEFLLEYDRVVDETSLNPGQQLYEKIIGGKYMGEIVRLVLLKLVDENLLFNGEASEKLKTRGTFETRFMSQIESDSDDRKQIYNILTSFELLPSRTDCDIVRMVCESVSTRAAQMCSAGLAGVINRMRESRSQDTLKITVGVDGSVYKLHPSFKDRFHATVRQLTPGCDITFIQSEEGSGRGAALISAVACKMACMMGQ
- the GCK gene encoding hexokinase-4 isoform X2, with amino-acid sequence MGEIVRLVLLKLVDENLLFNGEASEKLKTRGTFETRFMSQIESDSDDRKQIYNILTSFELLPSRTDCDIVRMVCESVSTRAAQMCSAGLAGVINRMRESRSQDTLKITVGVDGSVYKLHPSFKDRFHATVRQLTPGCDITFIQSEEGSGRGAALISAVACKMACMMGQ